CCCCAATGATAAGCGACACAGCCAATATCAACGAAAGGATTATTTTCCAGTCGATACCCGAAAGAAGAATAATCATACCTGCGACAAAAATATAAACCATCGACGTACCAAAGTCGGGCTGCTGTAAAATAAGAAATACCGGAGCAGCAATGATCAACCCAATCTTAAATAATAGGAAACTATCACTTTTCAATGTCGCATTTTCATATTTTGATTTGTGCTTACCTACCACCGCAGCCAAAAAAAGGATAGTCGTCATTTTCGTAAATTCAGCCGGCTGCAGAGACACGGGCAAGCCCTCAATGGCGAACCAGCTTTTTGATCCGTGAACAGTGTTAGTAATACTATCAGGACCTACCAGCAATAACATCAGTGCAGCCACACCAATGCCATAAACAAAAATGCTTACCTTATACAGCTGCTCCAAATCAAATAATTGAATCACTGCAGCAGCAATAATCCCGACAGCAAACCAAACTACCTGTTTAATAACATAATTATCCCCATCATATTGCGGAAGTTGTTGTGCATTATAAATGGACAGCAAACTGACACACAAAAATAGTGTCAGTAAAATAATAAAGTCTGTTTGCATGTAATGTGATTGTTTATTAGGCATACAATTCACCAAGTTCCTTTATAAATAGGTTGTTTTCGAAAAAGGAAGTTTTTCAACCCGCAGATGAGCAATTATTGTAATTAACCAGTTTCAATCACAACAATTCATCATAAAACAGGATTACTATAAAAAATTGATCAAACGATTGTTTTAAATGGAGTTATTCAGATAATCCACAGGGTTATGCACAAAAAAACGCTGATAAAATGGATTTTTAACAAAGTTATTCACAAAATCCACACCTATGCACAAGGTTATCCACATTTTCTGTCCACATCAAAAAGATAATTAAACATTGCTTTCGCAAAAAATATCCACAGCGATGTGGGTAACTTATTTTAGAACCAATGAAGGGTTTGCATTTAATGCCCAGTCGGACCGTTTACCTTGTTGATACGCTATATAACCCGCTGCAGCAATCATTGCAGCATTATCCGTGCACAGCTTCAATGGTGGAATTAACAACGGAATATCCGAGTTGCTGAATTCCTCATTTAAGGCAGTACGCAGCCCTTTGTTGGCAGCTAC
The genomic region above belongs to Virgibacillus doumboii and contains:
- a CDS encoding FtsW/RodA/SpoVE family cell cycle protein, which encodes MPNKQSHYMQTDFIILLTLFLCVSLLSIYNAQQLPQYDGDNYVIKQVVWFAVGIIAAAVIQLFDLEQLYKVSIFVYGIGVAALMLLLVGPDSITNTVHGSKSWFAIEGLPVSLQPAEFTKMTTILFLAAVVGKHKSKYENATLKSDSFLLFKIGLIIAAPVFLILQQPDFGTSMVYIFVAGMIILLSGIDWKIILSLILAVSLIIGGALALTVKFPELSQKVIGLEEYQVERVLSWVNPSEQDSDDTFQFNKSMLALGSGQLFGKGMSSLQVETPDNHTDFIFSVIGESFGFLGTAVVIFLYFLLLYRLVILGLNSSWHTPFGAYLSFGYMSILLIHTFQNVGMTIGIMPITGIPLLLISYGGSSVMATMIGFGLVYRVAVENSIQNDYLFK